One Acidobacteriota bacterium genomic window carries:
- a CDS encoding Smr/MutS family protein, giving the protein MTLASLLKSFRKVFAASQNRESLDEKTDVADETDEDFDPMNPFPDPVVIEFRDVLDLHSIPPKQIRAVLEDYLEEACARRVRYLRIIHGKGIGVQREIVRSILADKAYVKEFRDAPMEAGSWGATIVELKTTID; this is encoded by the coding sequence ATGACGCTGGCATCTCTGCTGAAATCTTTCCGTAAAGTATTTGCCGCATCGCAAAATCGCGAATCGCTTGATGAAAAAACTGATGTGGCAGATGAAACGGATGAAGACTTCGACCCAATGAATCCCTTTCCTGACCCCGTGGTGATTGAGTTTCGCGATGTGCTCGACCTGCATTCGATACCGCCAAAACAGATTCGCGCCGTTCTGGAAGATTATCTCGAAGAAGCCTGCGCGCGCCGCGTGCGATACCTGCGCATCATTCACGGCAAAGGCATCGGCGTGCAACGCGAAATCGTGCGCTCAATTTTAGCCGATAAAGCTTATGTGAAAGAGTTCCGCGACGCGCCAATGGAAGCCGGCAGTTGGGGCGCAACGATTGTGGAATTGAAGACAACCATTGATTAA
- the tig gene encoding trigger factor produces the protein MNITVTDKEKCQKQLHLEIPGEVIRATVDRLAKKYSKQITIPGFRPGHAPMSIIKTRFHKELRDEAMAEVLPNAFDEAVKEHDFKVVSEPHMHEEPHFGLDDSLKATFEFEVAPSFELADYKGLSLTRHLHETSDEDVEKFINRLRENQAELVPVEERGAEEGDIVTVTLSGKADLEYTPPAEETDETPAAAEANADEATEAAEVEPSENAEAAEATPEDEASDKADEKDDEEEIINEVSGETQDVDLSNPNTLKEFKDALAGAKAGDTREVTIVYPKDYGSPSHKNRRWHYTLEVSAVRTKELPELDDEFAKGVNEKYNSVDEMNADFRQQFEEAAKKTAENHLRDEAFDKLVEAHSFEVPEGMVKKQMEQQMSNYVNQLMQMQIDPRALNLDWKKMYDDFRPAAENTIRGFFVLDRIAENEKIEVTDDDLNQELEPLAKSMNQTVAALKARLTREEGLDTIKGQIKHQKALDLVIASADVKDAEEETKEETTSGNEESQSEG, from the coding sequence TTGAATATCACCGTTACCGATAAAGAAAAATGTCAAAAGCAATTGCATCTGGAAATCCCTGGCGAAGTGATTCGCGCCACGGTTGATCGTTTAGCAAAAAAATATTCCAAACAAATTACTATTCCAGGTTTTCGTCCGGGGCACGCGCCGATGTCAATCATTAAAACCCGTTTTCACAAAGAGCTTCGCGATGAAGCGATGGCTGAAGTGTTGCCGAATGCCTTTGATGAAGCGGTAAAAGAGCACGATTTCAAAGTCGTCTCGGAACCGCATATGCACGAAGAACCGCATTTCGGGCTGGATGATTCCTTAAAAGCGACCTTTGAATTTGAAGTTGCGCCGAGTTTCGAGCTTGCCGATTATAAGGGGCTGTCGCTGACCAGACACCTTCATGAAACCAGCGATGAAGATGTCGAAAAATTCATCAATCGGTTGCGCGAAAATCAAGCCGAACTGGTTCCTGTCGAAGAGCGTGGCGCCGAAGAAGGCGACATCGTCACTGTAACCCTTTCCGGCAAAGCTGACCTTGAATACACACCGCCCGCTGAAGAGACTGACGAAACGCCAGCGGCAGCAGAGGCTAATGCCGATGAGGCTACAGAGGCTGCGGAGGTTGAACCGTCTGAAAATGCTGAAGCGGCAGAAGCGACGCCTGAAGATGAAGCCTCAGACAAAGCGGATGAAAAAGATGATGAGGAAGAAATCATCAATGAAGTTAGCGGGGAAACTCAGGATGTTGACCTCAGCAATCCGAATACTTTGAAAGAATTCAAAGACGCGCTTGCGGGCGCAAAAGCCGGGGATACGCGCGAAGTTACTATCGTTTATCCGAAAGATTATGGCAGCCCATCGCATAAGAATCGTCGCTGGCACTACACCCTGGAAGTCAGCGCCGTGCGCACCAAAGAATTGCCGGAACTTGACGATGAATTCGCCAAAGGCGTGAATGAAAAATACAACTCGGTTGATGAAATGAACGCCGATTTCCGCCAGCAGTTTGAAGAAGCGGCAAAAAAGACTGCGGAAAATCATCTACGCGACGAGGCTTTTGATAAACTGGTTGAGGCGCATTCATTTGAAGTTCCCGAAGGCATGGTGAAAAAGCAGATGGAACAGCAGATGAGTAATTACGTAAACCAATTGATGCAGATGCAGATTGACCCGCGAGCCTTGAATCTGGATTGGAAGAAGATGTACGACGATTTCCGCCCGGCTGCGGAAAATACCATTCGCGGATTTTTTGTGCTTGACCGCATCGCGGAAAACGAAAAAATTGAAGTGACGGACGATGACCTTAACCAGGAGTTGGAGCCGCTGGCGAAGTCTATGAATCAGACGGTTGCGGCGCTGAAGGCTCGCTTGACAAGGGAAGAGGGGCTAGATACCATCAAAGGGCAGATTAAACACCAAAAAGCCCTTGATCTGGTTATCGCTTCTGCCGATGTGAAAGACGCAGAAGAAGAAACAAAGGAAGAAACAACAAGCGGCAATGAGGAGAGTCAGTCTGAAGGGTGA